The following DNA comes from Burkholderia sp. HI2500.
GAGCTGCTCGAGCTCCGTGCGGTAGGAGCGGCGCGGCAGCCGATAGTAGTCGGCCACCCAGTCCGCGCGCACGACACCGAGCGCCCGGCACGTGTAGTCGAGCAGCGCGGGCAGCACGGCGTGGCGCGGCGGCAGGTCGCGCGTGTCGTCCCAGTCGGGCAGCACGCGCTCGCGCACGTCGTACACGCGCTGGAAATTGCGGCGTTCCGACACCATCAGGTCGCCCGTCGTGAACAGCACTTCCAGGTGCCGCTTCTCGGGCTTGCGATCCCACCAGCCGTTGCCTTTCACACCATCCTCGCGGGCGAAATCGGCCGACCGTACCGGGCCCTCGGCCCGAATCCGCGCGAGCAGCCGCTCGATGTCGGGACGATTCTGCTCATGCCACTCGGCCGCGTATTTCCAGCCCATTCCCGACGGATCGAGCATCTTGTAGCGCATCAGGCCGAACTGCTCGACCGGCAGGAAGCACGCTTCGTGCGACCAGTATTCGAACAGGCGCGCCTCGGCGAGATGTTCGTCGAGCCACTGCGGCGAGAAATCGCCGAGACGGCTGAACAGCACGAGATACGGGCTGCGCGCGACGACGTGAATGGTGTCGATCTGCAGCTGCGCCATCCGGCGGATCGTGTCGAGCACGTCGGATTTGGTTGCCTTGCGGCGGGGCGGCGTCAGCAGGCCTTGCGCGGCGAGATGCAGCGCGCGGGCGGCGGCGGTCGAGAGCGTAAGCATCGGAAGGGCGGCCGGGAGTGATGGTCGGGAACCACTTTAGCGCGAAAGCGGCGCGCGCGTGCGACGTGCCGATGCACCGCGTCTGACAATGCTTGACAGATGCGTTGCGCAAGTTTCCCTATAGTGCAGTTCATGGCGCAACGATAAACACGCGCAACGATTTTGCTTCCGACGCACATATGTCCATGGCACGCAGGAAGTGAATCCGGGATTCTCAACCCCCATCGGGAGACCCGGAGCCCTGAGCGGACATCCATGCGGCTGTGCACCGGCCCCGTGTGGATGTCCGCTGATTTTTTTGTATTTTCCGGTTTTGCTTCGCGGGCGGTTTTTCCTTTTGCCCGTTTGGCCCCTCTCGTGATTTCCCGCC
Coding sequences within:
- a CDS encoding winged helix-turn-helix domain-containing protein, with the protein product MLTLSTAAARALHLAAQGLLTPPRRKATKSDVLDTIRRMAQLQIDTIHVVARSPYLVLFSRLGDFSPQWLDEHLAEARLFEYWSHEACFLPVEQFGLMRYKMLDPSGMGWKYAAEWHEQNRPDIERLLARIRAEGPVRSADFAREDGVKGNGWWDRKPEKRHLEVLFTTGDLMVSERRNFQRVYDVRERVLPDWDDTRDLPPRHAVLPALLDYTCRALGVVRADWVADYYRLPRRSYRTELEQLADAGDLIPVAIDDWKEPAYVHRSLEALLPAAEADTLRSTVTTLLSPFDPVVWDRRRASTLFGFDYTIECYTPGHKRRYGYFCLPVLHRGRLVGRIDAKAHRTLGTFELKAVHVEPGVRFGTGLAADVAKAVKKLAAWHGTPEVTVGQQAPPELVKALAGA